GATCAAGTGCGCGGCAAGTTACGACATTGGCGTTCCCCGGGTCGCATTCCTGAAACGCCCGGTCGATGACAACGGCGCGATCCTGCAGGCCGAGTTGTGTCAGTGCGTGCGCAAGGTACTCTGCCTTTCGTTTCTTTGATTCGATCAGAACGGCGCTGATCTCGCCGTTAACAAGCATGCACGGGATCGACGGCAGGCCGGCGCCCGCGCCGACATCAGCGATCCGCGGCTTGGCAGGAAGATAGCGCAGAAGAACGAGCGATTCGAGGATATGCCGCGTCGCAAATTCACTCGCCGAACACGGGCCGACGAGGTGGAGCAACGCGTTATGCTGCATGACGACCTCGTAGTGACCTGCGAGGCGATCGATCGCGTCGTCGGCAAGCGTCAAACCAAAGGCCGACTGGTTCTCTTTTATCGATTCTATGAATTTGTCTCGCATTCCCAGCTGATTTCTTTTTCAGATCCGCGATCGGCGAAAGATCGAAATAAAGAAACGGGAGCCGATCTTCTCGACTCCCGACTCTTTACTATAAACGAAAATGTGGTGCGGACGAATGGAATCGAACCATCACGGGATTGCTCCCACAGGCTTCTGAGACCCAAACTTCAACCATTGACTATCAACAACTTAGACGTGTAACATACTGATAGTACGAGGGTTAGCTGGACAACGGCCGACATTTCCGATCTCCTATGCGACACCAGCGGACGGCTTTTCGGGTAGCTTTCTACGCGAAAATCTACCCGAAAGGATCTCGGCGATGAAAATACCCGATAAATACATATCACAAGGTTACTTCGTTCGTGTCAACAAAGAGAAGACTATCCGCAAGGGGAAAGGTTACCACTATAGAGCCATCTTTGCGATTTTGGACGGTCAGAAATGGAATACGCAATCGAGTACGGCAGGGCTAACAACGAGGGACCTTGACGACGAATGGTTGGACGCGAAAGTCAAGGAACTTACGGAGAAAGGCAAAGACATCCTGCTAAATCCCGAAACGGTCAAGGGGTTCGCTGAAGCACATTACAAACCTTTTCTGAGGGATCACAAAAAGATTCAGTACGAGCAAGAATTCCAAAAGCTGGATGCTATCTGCGAATTCTTCGAGGACAAGCTCATCGATGAAGTAAACAAGTTGGACGTATTTGCGTTCAAAACCTGGCTTTTGAAAAGACCTTGTAAAAGGGGCAAAAGCGAGAGGAAGCGTTCAGATGCATCGGCAAATCGTGATCTCTCGAGTTTGCGCGGGCTACTGAACTTCCCAGAAGAGGTCGGCAAACGAAAGAGCCATATTTCATTCAAAAATATCCTCGCCAAAGAAATCCCTAAACGGGCGTATATCCCCTTTGAGGAATTCATGCGCGTGCTGGATAAATGCTATGAGGTTCCTAAGTGCAATCGATGGAAGCGGGATCGTTCGCATATGCGCTTGACGCTAATCGGTGGTTACACGACCGGATTGCGGATAGATGAACTGCGGCACGTATCACGCGGAATGTTAAGAACCGACTATACAAAGCGAATCGGCGTGATCAAGCTCGTGATAAACGATTCTCGAAATAAGATCCATACGAAAACGGTCGATATTTCAACTTGGCTTTACGACGAGATGGAAGCGGCCGGCGTTTTCGAACGCGATGACAACGAAAGAGTATTCGACACAACGAACTATTACAATCTGATCAAAGATCTCTTCCAACGAGCGGGCGTAAGTGATGACGTTTCATTTCACACGTTGCGCGCGGCAAACGCGACGGAACGCGATACGGCTGGTCAGAATCGAGAATCGATCCATGCGGGGCTGGGATGGGCGAAAGATGGCAACGTGCCTGAGAAACACTACCTGAGGTATCAGGACTACCACGTTATCGAAAAGGGATCATCCTACAATGTAAGACTGCAGAGGTTAAGGCAACATCACTCCGAAAGAAATGCAAAGAGGGATATTTTACCAGACGATTCCGTTCACGATAGTTGAGAAATTTTTTGTATCGCTCTGCCGATCCGATTCAGTAATCCGCGTTGATCCCAAGTTTTATCCGAGCAGATAGGAAAACTTTGCGACCGATAGCGAAAGCTCTAAGTTCGGCGTTTGAAAAGGTCGTTCGGAGTTCGTTCAAAGGGCTGGATCGGGTCGTCGTCCTCTCGGCTGATTCCCATAATCTCCAAGCTTTTCTGATTAAGTTGCCAGTACGGTTTGATCGCGATCTTTGATTTCTTGATGCCGCGACCGCAATCGAATTGCGGCTTCGTATGCTCATCAACGAAGAGAGCTAGTAGGATCACGCGAGACTGTGGATACCACGGTTCGGGACTGTGGTGTGGTCCATTCCCCATTCTCTCCAGCCAACGTAGCATTGCCGAGGTGTTTGATCTCGTTGAATTGCACGGAGTCTGGAGTGAGTTATGAATAAATGGAAACGAAGTCTTTGGCAAAAAATAATTTTACTCAGTTGCGTCGGTGGCTTCACCCTCTCAGCCGTTTGCCAAGCAGATCCTAACAAGACGCTTTCGCCTTATTTTTTCGTCAAGGGCGATCCAAAGATCGACCGCCTTCCGCTAAAAGACACGCGCGTCGACATCGCGATCTCCGGCGTGATCGCTGATGTGCGTGTCGTCCAAACGTATCAAAATGAAGGTTCGCGGCCGATCAACGCGACGTATGTTTTTCCGGCATCGACCCGCGCGGCCGTTTACGGAATGCGTATGAAGATCCGCGACGAGATCATCACCGCGAAGATAAAGGAGCGCGAAGCCGCCAAGCAGGAATTCGAGACGGCAAAAAAGGAAGGCAAGAGCGCGTCGCTGCTTGAGGAATCCAGGCCGAATGTCTTCTCAATGAGCCTTGCGAACATAATGCCGCGGGACCAGATTGAGATCGAACTTCGGTATACAGAGCTAATGGTGCCAACCGACGGCACCTACGAGTTTGTCTATCCGACGGTTGTCGGACCCAGGTATCCATCCGGTGACGCAAACAAAGCAGAAAACGGTTTTGTAAAAACGGCTTATTTTCATGAAGGCGACAAACCGTCCAGTACGCTTCATATTTCGTCAAGGATCTCAGCCGGACTTCCGATACAGGAACTAAGCTGTGCGTCCCACCAGATCGCGCCCCAATGGCAAAGCCCGAACATCGCACAGGTTACACTCGACGATGCAGACCCCTTTCAGGGTAACCGCGATTTCGTCTTGAAATACCGCCTGACAGGCGGGCAGATCGCCTCGGGACTTTTGCTTCTGCAGGGTGAAGAGGAGAATTTCTTTCTTTATATGGCGCAGCCGCCGCAACGCGTTGCCAAAGAGGATATTCCGCCTCGCGAGTACATATTCGTGGTTGATGTGTCCGGTTCGATGGAAGGCTTTCCGTTGGACACGTCGAAACAACTGCTTGAGGACCTTATCGGAAAATTGCGGCCTACGGATTATTTCAATGTAGTGCTTTTTGCCGGTGATTCGACCGTCCTTTCGGAAACGCCCCTTGCAGCAAACCAGGAAAATGTCTCTCGCGCACTGGATCTGCTTTCGCAACAACGCGGCAGCGGCGGAACGGAATTGCTCGAAGCGATCAAAAACGCGATGAACCTGCCGAGCGAATCCGGCGTTTCGCGAAGCATTGTCCTGGTAACCGATGGTTATGTCTCAGGTGAAGCCGGCGTTTTCGATTACATACGCGAAAATCTCGGCAATACGAATGTCTTTGCATTCGGTATCGGGTCGTCGGTCAACAGGTTTCTGATCGAAGGCGTAGCCAAGGCTGGAATGGGCGAGCCGTTCATTGTGCTTTCGGAAAAAGAGGCTCCGGATGTGGCGACGAAATTTCGTGAATACATCGAAAGCCCAGTCCTAACGGACGTAAAGGTTCAGGCAAACGGTTTTGACGTTTACGATGTTGAACCTATGAATCAACCCGATCTGTTGGCCCAACGGCCTGTGGTCGTCTTCGGAAAATGGCGCGGACCGCTTTCCGGTAGGTTCGACATCACCGGCAAAACCGGACGCGGCGATTACCGTTCGAGCATCGACGTTTCAACCGTTATGCCGGACGAAGGCAATCGCGCATTGCGGTACCTCTGGGCTCGATCTCGAATCTCCGACCTTTCCGATCTTGCCTACGGCGAACCTGAAGCGGACAAGATCAGGGCGATCACCGACGTCGGTCTCAAGTACAACTTGCTGACGCGATATACGTCGTTCATCGCGGTACGCGAAAAGGTAGTCAACCCAGACGGTTCCGCAAACGACGTTGACCAGCCTCTCCCATTGCCCGTCGGCGTGAGCGATATGGCCGTCGGAAGCGAACCTGAAATGCTATGGCTCCTCGCGGTGATGACGGTGCTCGCGCTCATTTTGATGGTCCGTCGGCGGTTTTATTCAGGTGCCTTTTACGGAGCTCAACAATGAGTACCTTGCGGTCGAGAAAGCTATATCAGTTGGCGTCAGTGATCTCGGCTGCCGCTTTACTGAAACTATTTTACTCGACCGCGAACGTGAACCAACTACGATGGATCCTCGCTCCTACCTCCTTTTGTGTCGAGTTAGTGACAGGCGAGACGTTTCGGTTCGAATCGTACGCGGGCTACATTAACGAGGACAATTCCTTCCTGATTGCGGACTCATGTTCGGGCGTAAATTTTCTGATCGCCGCGTTCCTGATGCTGTCGGTATTGACACTTTGGGGCAAAAAGGAAGTCGCATGGCATGCTTTCCCGATTGCCGTTTGCGCAGCGTTTGTCACGACCATCGCAGCCAACACAGTCCGGATCGCAGTAGCACTGAAGTTGCACCGGATGAATGCGGGTGCACTTTGGATCAACCCGGAACAGATGCACCGTTTACAGGGGATCTTTATTTACTTCGGCTTTTTACTTCTGCTTTATTTTCTTTACGAAAAGCTCAATAGGGGCGATCGGATCGAAACAGCAAAACCAATGTCATTTATCCGCCGGCCTCTTGTCCCGTTGATGATCTACTGGCTCGTTACGCTTGGGATTCCAATCCTAAAGGGGGCGTATCAGAAAGGTTCGACGTTTTGGGAGCACCTCGCCTTTGTCGTCCTTACACCGCTGATCTTGATCATCCCGTTCATTCTGATAGATCAGCTCAAGCGTAGAAGGTCGACGCTCGTAAACGAACAGTGATCATACTTTGATACTCATTGCGAAACGATTTCCGCCGCCTTTTGATTCTTTCCATGCGACCTTTGCATTTACGAGGGAAGCACGAGCTTTGATGTTTGCGATGCCGCGACCCTTTGCCGTCGCTGCGTCCGGATTGAAAGTAGTTCCGTTGTCGTCGATCCTTAACTTCAACTGCCCGTCCGCGTTTATTTCAACCGACATCTCGACGTGGTCTGCGTCTGAGTGGCTTTTGACGTTTGTAAGCACCTCTTGGGCGATACGGTAGATTTGAAGCTGGACATTCATCGGCAGGTTGATCCGGTCCTCGAGATTGCTTTCGGCATTAAATTGTCGGTTTTCGATCGTGCTGTCGAGCAGGAATTCGAGCGACGCGATTAGGCCCACGTTTTCCAGCACGGACGGACTCAGGTCCTCGCAAATTCGCCTGATCTCGCTTGAGACGGCTTCGATCTCCGTGCGGAATTCCGGATTGTCGGGCAAGGTTTTGTCAGTCAGCATCATCAGGTTTCGCAGGTCGGCCAACGTCTGGTCGTGCAGGTCACGGGCAATCCGGCGGCGTTCTCGCTCGGCCTCATTAGCAAGGTCCAACCGGGCGGCGGCAAGTTCCAGGTTTCGCTGCTGAATTCGACGGTGTTCGATTATTGCCCATATCAACCCCAAGACCGCGATCGCAAGCAGCACACCGAGTGCAGAAGCTGTCCAAGGAAAGGGTGCCTTTGCTACCGAGAATCGGATCGCCAGCGGTTCTGACGGGAGCAGGTCACGGTTGAACGCGATCGATTCGATCGTGTATTCGCCCGGAGCGAGTTCAGCGGGAGCATATTGCTCATCGTTCGAAATGCGGCGGTCGATCTCTTTGCCGTTCGCGTCCGTAAGAACAAAGCCATACTGAAACTCTTCGGGAAACGTCCGGCTGCTTTGCCCCGCGACTTCGACCACCAAGGAGTTTTGCGGATAATCGAGGGCGATCGTTGACCGGATTTCGCTAAGTTCGTGCACACGCTGGCTCAAAATGCGCGTCGGAATAAGTTTCGGCGCTACCGTTCCCGGCTTGTAGGTGACCACGCCGCGATTGGTTGCGATCAGTAGGCCGTCACGTGTAGGTAAAATCGCAAATGCTTTTTCCGAAGGCAGACCTTGCTCAAATCCGAGGGAAGAAACTATCCACCCAAAACGTTTATCGCGCCGAGCGTGTAACAATCCGCGGGTCGTGGTTGCTGCCCATACATTCTCGTTTGTATCAGGATCGCTAACCCAAACGTCTCGAACATCTTCCGCATCAATGACCTTCTCGGGGATCTTTTCACGTAAAACGAAGAGACCATGCTGTCCAGCTATCCAGATCGGAGTTTGAAAACCAGCTTGCCATATCTTCCAGATGGCTCCGCTTCCAAGGACCTCCGGAGATATTTCTAGGGTCGCTCCGCCTTTGTCGAAACCGAACAGCCCACTGTTCGCCGTACCGATCCACATCTTATCTGCATTTCCGCCGAGCGATGTTACTGTTTCATTCGCAAATATTAGTTTTGCTGGTTCGGAAATATCGAAAACGCCTCGACCGTAAACAGCGGCATATAGTCGGCCCTGGTAGTAACTAATTGCGCGAGTATCGCCCTTGATCAACGAGCTCCCGACCAGGTCGAATATTCCTTCCGGCGTGCCGACAATGATCGAGTCTGGGTTTTTTGCGGAGGTATCTATCGCGTATATCGACCGCCCGCGAAACTGTTGCATCTCATTCCACTTCTTGCCATTGAAATCAAACAAACCTCGGTTCGTCCCGGCGAGTAGAGTCTTCAGCTCGGCGTTCCCGTTTTTTGTTTGGATATAGAAAAGCGAACGTACAAAATTGCTGTTCGGACTATCCGAAACGGTTTCCTGCGAAGCACCCGAACGATCAAACCGACTCAGGCCACGGTTTGTACCGATCCACAAAACGCCTTCACGATCGGTGAATAACGTAAATATATTGTTCGAACGCAGGCCACCGGATGTGTTTTCAAATGTGTAAGTTTTCTTCAGTTTTGAATCGGCGATATGGAACAGACCGTATCTTTCCGTTCCGGCCCACACGCCACTATCGTTCGCTTCGAGGGAGAGCACGTTGGCAGTCGGCGCCGCAATACGTGTTGCCCGAGTTCCATCCGCCAAAAAGATGCCACTCACGCCCTTGGCTGCGTTGGTACCGAACCAAAGTTCGCCAGTGTCGCTTCGAGCAAGCGAATTCACGAACAATGGTCGCGGCGAAGCGGCAAATTCGGCGACCGCACCGTCTTTTACAACAAACACCCCGCGTCCGGAGGTGCCCAGAAAAAGTTTGCCGTCGATTTCGATAATGCTCGTAATTGCGAGCGGGCTGCCGTTTGCTCCGCGAATTGGTTCCGCGAAAACCTTCTCTGTAAAATATGCTCCGCTTTCTCCGTGGCGAACTCGAAGAACATGCCCATCGTCGGTCCCGACGTAAACTTCTGGTCCAACCAGCATCGCGGTGATGCTGAGGCCGTTAGTGCCTTCAACCGGTTGAAAACTTCCGTCTGAATAGACAAACACGCCTGCACGCGTGCCGACCCAGAGCTCTCCGATCGGTGATGTTTTCAAGGCAAGCACGCGGTCGGCATCGGCTCCGCCGAGCGAAAACTTTTCTATTCGCCGGCCGTCGAAACGGGCCAGACCGTTATCCGTCCCAAACCACATCACGCCGTCCGATGTCTGCCCAATTGCGCGAACGCTGTCTGACGGTAAACCATTGAAGACTGTGATCGACCCCCATTGATGAAAATTTTGAGCTCCCGGCAGTGGTGTTGGCGAGGGTGAACGAGTGGGTGTCGGCGACGGCGATACGGACGGCGAGGCTTCGGGAGAAGGTGACGGAGACGGCGACGTTTGAGGCTCTTGCGCGAAAAAACCTGCGAAAGCGAAGGCGATCAGCAAATGGAAAACGAATAGGGCGGTGAAGATCGTTAGGCGGGTCGACACTCTCATTCAGTTTATTTGGAAGACTGCCGAAAACGCTTCCTGTCACGTTCGATCCAATCCGCCAGTTCCGTTTCGGCCTTCTCGAGTTCGTCGCTGTTTATCAACCCGCGACGTAGCGATTCGAAAAAGGCTCGTGTCCGAATGTTGTATGCGAGCTTGTCATATTCTTCGGCTTCGGTTCCCGAAGAGTGAGTCGGAAACAGCTTTTCATAGAGCGTAGCCAACCGGCTTTCGACGCCGCGAAGGCTCAGGCTGCATTTTCGCGAGATCGCCCAGTTCGAAAAGCCGAGAGCGAGATATCTTAGTGCCTCCGATTCAAATTCTGTCAGTAGCGGCCGCTGGAACGAGTCCTTGAAGGCCGGATCGATCATGTCTGCTCCGTCTTCCAGCACGGCCGAGATAAACCTCAGAAAGCGTTCCTCCGGATTGTTCTTATGAATGAATCCATACGTCGGCTGAGGCTCCGTCGAACGAACGATTTTCCTGATTTCGTTTATATAGATCTCGTGGGGAAACTGCGTCCAGAATATGATACGAGCACCCGGAAATTCCCGCCAGATCGCCTTTGCCGCCTTGACGCCCGAAAGGCTCGGCATCTGAATATCAAAGATCGAAAGTGCGGGACGTACCTCGACAGCCAAACGAACGGC
The DNA window shown above is from Chloracidobacterium sp. and carries:
- a CDS encoding class I SAM-dependent methyltransferase, coding for MRDKFIESIKENQSAFGLTLADDAIDRLAGHYEVVMQHNALLHLVGPCSASEFATRHILESLVLLRYLPAKPRIADVGAGAGLPSIPCMLVNGEISAVLIESKKRKAEYLAHALTQLGLQDRAVVIDRAFQECDPGNANVVTCRALDRFAERLPKVIKWAGKRKMVFFAGENIREGLEKLKLRYTADLLPLSDRRFVFAIESRR
- a CDS encoding VWA domain-containing protein, with protein sequence MNKWKRSLWQKIILLSCVGGFTLSAVCQADPNKTLSPYFFVKGDPKIDRLPLKDTRVDIAISGVIADVRVVQTYQNEGSRPINATYVFPASTRAAVYGMRMKIRDEIITAKIKEREAAKQEFETAKKEGKSASLLEESRPNVFSMSLANIMPRDQIEIELRYTELMVPTDGTYEFVYPTVVGPRYPSGDANKAENGFVKTAYFHEGDKPSSTLHISSRISAGLPIQELSCASHQIAPQWQSPNIAQVTLDDADPFQGNRDFVLKYRLTGGQIASGLLLLQGEEENFFLYMAQPPQRVAKEDIPPREYIFVVDVSGSMEGFPLDTSKQLLEDLIGKLRPTDYFNVVLFAGDSTVLSETPLAANQENVSRALDLLSQQRGSGGTELLEAIKNAMNLPSESGVSRSIVLVTDGYVSGEAGVFDYIRENLGNTNVFAFGIGSSVNRFLIEGVAKAGMGEPFIVLSEKEAPDVATKFREYIESPVLTDVKVQANGFDVYDVEPMNQPDLLAQRPVVVFGKWRGPLSGRFDITGKTGRGDYRSSIDVSTVMPDEGNRALRYLWARSRISDLSDLAYGEPEADKIRAITDVGLKYNLLTRYTSFIAVREKVVNPDGSANDVDQPLPLPVGVSDMAVGSEPEMLWLLAVMTVLALILMVRRRFYSGAFYGAQQ
- a CDS encoding response regulator transcription factor, with protein sequence MSILIAEDNEAQRKYLGGLLADKFPGHMPLIEANDGESAVRLAVEVRPALSIFDIQMPSLSGVKAAKAIWREFPGARIIFWTQFPHEIYINEIRKIVRSTEPQPTYGFIHKNNPEERFLRFISAVLEDGADMIDPAFKDSFQRPLLTEFESEALRYLALGFSNWAISRKCSLSLRGVESRLATLYEKLFPTHSSGTEAEEYDKLAYNIRTRAFFESLRRGLINSDELEKAETELADWIERDRKRFRQSSK
- the xrtK gene encoding exosortase K, whose amino-acid sequence is MSTLRSRKLYQLASVISAAALLKLFYSTANVNQLRWILAPTSFCVELVTGETFRFESYAGYINEDNSFLIADSCSGVNFLIAAFLMLSVLTLWGKKEVAWHAFPIAVCAAFVTTIAANTVRIAVALKLHRMNAGALWINPEQMHRLQGIFIYFGFLLLLYFLYEKLNRGDRIETAKPMSFIRRPLVPLMIYWLVTLGIPILKGAYQKGSTFWEHLAFVVLTPLILIIPFILIDQLKRRRSTLVNEQ